The Corylus avellana chromosome ca8, CavTom2PMs-1.0 genome has a segment encoding these proteins:
- the LOC132189798 gene encoding cysteine protease XCP1-like produces the protein MVISSTYSKVFFAFSVCLFACSAFARDFSIVGYSPEDLTSMDKLIELFESWMSKHSKSYESIEEKLHRFDIFKDNLEHIDETNKKVSNYWLGLNEFADLSHEEFKQMHLGLIKPELPKKRQSPQEFSYRDVVDLPKSVDWRKKGAVTHVKNQGSCGNCWAFSTVAAVEGINQLVTGNLTSLSEQELIDCDKTYNNGCNGGLMDYAFAYIVSNGGIHNEADYPYLMKDGTCEMKKAQLDVVTISGYHDVPENDEESLLKALANQPLSVAIEASGRAFQFYSGGIFDGRCGTELDHGVAAVGYGTSKGLDYILVKNSWGPKWGEKGYIRMKRNNGKPEGQCGIYKMASYPTKKK, from the exons ATGGTTATTTCCAGTACATATTCAAAGGTTTTCTTCGCCTTCTCCGTATGTCTATTTGCCTGTTCCGCATTTGCTCGAGATTTCTCCATCGTGGGGTATTCACCGGAGGATTTGACGTCCATGGATAAGCTCATTGAGCTCTTTGAATCGTGGATGTCAAAACACAGCAAAAGCTACGAGAGTATAGAGGAAAAGTTGCAtagatttgatatttttaagGATAATCTGGAACACATCGATGAGACGAACAAAAAGGTTAGTAACTATTGGCTTGGATTGAACGAGTTTGCAGATTTAAGCCATGAAGAGTTCAAACAGATGCATCTGGGACTCATCAAGCCTGAGTTGCCTAAGAAGAGGCAATCCCCACAAGAATTTAGTTACAGAGATGTCGTGGATTTGCCCAAGTCTGTGGATTGGAGGAAGAAAGGTGCTGTCACTCATGTCAAGAACCAAGGCTCCTGTGGCAA TTGCTGGGCCTTTTCAACCGTAGCAGCAGTAGAGGGCATAAACCAACTTGTTACAGGAAATTTGACTTCTCTGTCTGAGCAAGAGCTAATTGATTGTGACAAAACCTACAATAATGGCTGCAATGGGGGCCTCATGGATTATGCATTTGCCTACATTGTCTCTAATGGTGGAATTCATAACGAAGCAGACTACCCTTACCTCATGAAAGATGGCACTTGTGAGATGAAAAAG GCACAATTGGACGTAGTGACCATCAGTGGCTACCATGACGTACCCGAGAACGATGAAGAAAGCCTCTTGAAGGCACTTGCGAACCAGCCCCTGAGTGTGGCTATTGAGGCTTCTGGCAGAGCCTTCCAATTCTACAGTGGT GGAATCTTTGATGGCCGTTGTGGGACAGAGCTAGATCACGGTGTAGCAGCCGTTGGATATGGGACATCAAAGGGTTTGGATTACATCCTTGTGAAGAATTCTTGGGGACCAAAATGGGGAGAGAAAGGTTACATAAGGATGAAGAGAAACAATGGGAAGCCTGAAGGGCAATGTGGAATCTACAAAATGGCTTCTTATCCTaccaaaaagaaatag